A genomic stretch from Helianthus annuus cultivar XRQ/B chromosome 1, HanXRQr2.0-SUNRISE, whole genome shotgun sequence includes:
- the LOC118490615 gene encoding putative UPF0481 protein At3g02645, producing the protein MAYGDGSKVICIYMFFGSWHKPTIRMSVLVVGDFTESVLRNLIAYEQSGQTRNYVTSYAYAMYMLVNNQEDVAKLVDSGVLVNYMGSNEEAANMINGICKEVAWVDFFYVKQWKTINMYCNGYWPKHITRMRSIYFSSPWNMIALLAGIILFALTVVQTIFTIKSAGYK; encoded by the coding sequence ATGGCTTATGGGGATGGAAGTAAAGTTATCTGCATTTATATGTTTTTTGGGTCTTGGCATAAGCCTACTATTAGAATGTCAGTACTGGTTGTCGGTGATTTCACTGAGTCGGTTCTAAGGAATCTCATTGCATACGAACAATCAGGTCAAACTCGTAATTATGTTACATCCTATGCCTATGCCATGTACATGCTAGTGAATAATCAAGAAGATGTTGCAAAGTTGGTAGACTCGGGAGTCCTTGTCAATTATATGGGCTCAAATGAAGAAGCTGCTAATATGATCAATGGCATATGTAAAGAAGTTGCATGGGTGGATTTCTTTTATGTAAAACAATGGAAAACAATAAATATGTACTGCAATGGTTACTGGCCAAAACATATAACAAGAATGAGGAGTATTTATTTTAGTAGTCCATGGAATATGATTGCTCTACTTGCCGGAATCATCTTATTTGCTCTAACTGTGGTTCAGACCATCTTTACCATTAAGTCTGCTGGATACAAGTAA